A stretch of DNA from Gimesia chilikensis:
GGGAAATGTGGGAGCCCAGTTCTGGTCTGCTTATGTTCCTGCTGAGACCAGCCAGGAACGCAGGGCCGCTCATTACACCCTGGAACAGATCGACCTGATTCACCGGATGATCAAGCGTTATCCTGACGTATTCGAAATGGCATCCACGGCTGATGATATCGAACGGATACACAAATCGGGGAAGATCGCCTCCATGATCGGTGTCGAAGGGGGGCACTCCATTGAAAACTCACTTTCATTGCTGCGGGTCTTCTACGGTCTGGGAGTCCGTTACATGACACTCACGCACTCCGACACACTAGACTGGGCTGACTCTGCAACCGATACAGCCAAACATGACGGCCTTTCCCCGTTCGGTGAGGAGGTTGTTCGCACCATGAACGAACTGGGGATGCTGGTCGATATTTCCCACGTCTCGCAGGCAACCATGGAGGATGTGCTGCGGGTCAGCCAGGCGCCCATCATCGCCTCGCATTCTTCAGCCCGGGCCGTTGCGGATCATGTGCGGAATGTACCCGATGAGATCCTGGTGAAAGTCAAAGAGAACGGAGGCGTGGTGATGGTGAATTATTTCTCCGGATTCGTCGTACCGGAATCAGCCCGCCAGATGACAGAAATGTTCCATGTCCGTCGGGAGCTGAAAAAGAAATATCCCGATGAAACAGAGTTCAATCGGGAATACAATCGCTGGAAGAGCAGCCACAAAATGCAGCCCGGCACTATTCATGATGTGGTCGATCATATTGACCACATTGCTAAAGTCGCCGGAGTGGAACATGTGGGCATTGGTTCGGACTTTGACGGCGTCTCGACGCTTCCCAGTCAACTGGAAGATGTCTCAACCTATCCCCTGATCACTCAGGCTCTGCTCGACCGGGGTTATACCGATCAGCAGATCAAACAGATCATGGGACTGAACCTCCTGCGGGTCATGCGGGAAGCCGAGCAGGTCGCCCATCGTCTGCAACAGCAGACAAAAGACTGACAGTCAGCTTCC
This window harbors:
- a CDS encoding dipeptidase, with protein sequence MNRLSLRSLCLHLLTPLLITGGLIPCSTQAEPSAKKPVVLTDRARELHRQCLVVDGHNDLPWTMREKAASSFKQADIAQPQPKFHTDIPRLREGNVGAQFWSAYVPAETSQERRAAHYTLEQIDLIHRMIKRYPDVFEMASTADDIERIHKSGKIASMIGVEGGHSIENSLSLLRVFYGLGVRYMTLTHSDTLDWADSATDTAKHDGLSPFGEEVVRTMNELGMLVDISHVSQATMEDVLRVSQAPIIASHSSARAVADHVRNVPDEILVKVKENGGVVMVNYFSGFVVPESARQMTEMFHVRRELKKKYPDETEFNREYNRWKSSHKMQPGTIHDVVDHIDHIAKVAGVEHVGIGSDFDGVSTLPSQLEDVSTYPLITQALLDRGYTDQQIKQIMGLNLLRVMREAEQVAHRLQQQTKD